The sequence TAAATCTTTATCAATTTTCTGTGCGAGAATCTGCAAAGCGATAACCGAAAGGATTAAAGTAATTAGAATGTTTTTCATTGATTTATTTGTTTGAAAGTTTGCGAAGTTCGTCAATATTAGTTCCGCTCAGCACTTGCACCGATTGTGTAATCTTTTCAATATTCCAGTTCCACCATTTTAATTTCAGCAGTACTTCAATTTGATCTTCCGAAAAACGTTTCCGAATTGGTTTTGCGGGGTTTCCGCCAAAAATGGTGTAAGGCTCAACATCTTTTGTTAATGTGGAATTTGTAGCAATAATTGCTCCGTCGCCAATTTTGATTCCCGGCATTATAGTCGCATTGCTTCCAATCCAAACATCGTTGCCAATTTCGGTATCGCCTTTGTAAGGAAATGATTTTCCTTCCATTGCATTTGCCCAGTCTTCACCGAAAATGGAAAAGGGGTAAGTGGAAATCGAATCGGTAAGATGGTTTCCGCCGTTCATTATAAATTTGGCACCGGATGCAATCATACAAAACTTGCCAATGATGAGTTTGTCGCCCACAAAATCGAAGTGGTATTTTACATTCTTTTCGAAGTTGTTAACATCTTCAAAGTCATCGTAATACGTGTAGTCGCCCACAATAATGTTCGGATTTTTGATGGTGTTTTTCAGAAAACACAAGCGATCATACTGGGGAAGTGGAAATGGTTTGTTTTTATCCGGAATGTTCATGTTTGTTCGTTATAAAGATGAGGTATTTACTTGACTAAAACATTAAAGAAATCATTTAGTTTATGGTTGCATTATTTTGGTTATTTTTTCTGCAATTGTTTTTCCTCGTTTTTGTACTTGCACGATTTTGGTATCATCCAATACTATGGTCTCTTTCAACGATGGAAATAATTTTGTCGCATGTTTTTGCAACCGTTGTGAAGAATAGAAAACATCGTTCTCAGAAGTAAAAATATATAGAGGTGTTTTAATTTTTAAGGTTTCTTTTTCTGTAATTCTTGGTATAGCAAAGACGTCCAATGTCCGATTAGCATTTTTCAATCGTTTTCGAGAATGAAAAATCTTCAGAAAATAGCTAAGCCAGCCAGGTTTTACGATTCCGGTGGGAGCAACCAGAAACGTTTTGGCAATTCGTTTTTCGTCGAATGTTAGTGTTTTTAAGGCCACAAATCCACCAAACTCACAACCGAAAAGAAAAGCATTTTGAATGGCCAAACGCGACAGAATTTCGTACATCCATTTTCCGTATGAGTTGTTGTGAAAATTGAGTTGAAACTCTGAACTCTGATTTTGTGGAGTGGCCAAAACAATCACATAAATCTGAAAGTCGTTTGCCAGATTTTTCAGAATCTCAAAGGCAATTGGATTACAGGCGTTTACTTCATGTAAAAACACCAGTGCACGCTTATTTACAGTTCCAGTAATAACAACATCGGTGTCGCCGTAAGTGGTTTCAATTTGCATAAGTTCGTAACTAAGCTGCAATCCATCGAATATTTGCCTTTGTGTTTTGATAGCTTTTTGTTTTACTTGTAACGATCAAAAGATGAGATCTTTAAATCTGGCTTTCCGTGTCCTTTTTAATTAGCGAAAGCACTTTTGCCATCAGCACAACCGACTCTTTAACTTTATCGGTTTGATTGAGTGTGCCTGTCAGGTAAACATCCAGTTCAGGGCAATAAAACATAAACGAGCCTGTGCTTCCCGAATGGCCTATTACAGATAAATCAGGCAATGTTGGAAACAACTTTTTGAAAGTTACTTTACGCAAGCCAAAACCATATTCCATACCACGTGTTTCGGGTACCCAGTTTTGCATTGTTTCCAACGTTTCTTCTGAGATAATTTTACCCGAAAAAAGTGCATGTTGGAATTTAATCAGATCGCTGCTGGTAGAAACCAATCCTCCGCCGGCCCAATCTGCACTGAGGCTCGTAAATGTGCTCACCTCAATATCTCCGGCAAAAGTTTCCGACAGTTTTAAGGTTTTTTCAATTGGTTCCGATCGCAAATGCATGGAAGTATGTTTCATGTTCAGCGGCTTAAAAAAGTGCTCTTTAAAAAATTGCTGCAAACTCAGACCGCTAATTTTTTCGATTATTAAACCAAGTAAAATATATTCCGTGTCGGTATAATTATAGCCGTTACCGGGAACAAACAGTGGTTGCATTTTTGTTTTGCTAAATTCTATAGTCTCAACCGGATTCCAGAATTTGTCGGGCTCGCTAAACAAGAGTTCCATTACGTTTTCACTACCATCTGTTGTTGTGCCTTCAAAGTAATCGGGCAGCCCCGAAGTATGTTGCAGCAAATGTGCAATGGTAATTTGACACGAATAATTTACACCATTAAAAATATGCAGGTGGTGCATTAGCGAATCGGGCAAATGTAAGCTGATAGGATCGTTAAACTTTAGATCTCCTTGCTCCGCTAAAATTGCAATGGCAGTGGCGGTAAATGTTTTACCGATGCTGGCGGTTATAAACGGATTTTCGAGATTTATTTGTTCGCCATTGGCAAATGCGCCACCTGCAAAACTCCAGTCAATAGATTGAGAAGGCGAGTACACACTTAAAAAGGCGTTGTGAACGTTGTTTTTTGTCAGCTCTTTCTCCAACAATTTCTCAGTTTTTTCCTTTGGATTGCTCGTGTTTTTTGTCGATGAACATTGCAGAAAAATTCCGAGCGCAATAAAAAGTACTAAAACTCCAAATTTCGATTTATTTACTATTGACAGGTACATGGTTTTTAAATTTTAATTAAAATGCGTATCCGATAGAGAACTCGCCTAAAAATCCATTCATAAAGGTGTAATCATCGCGGAATACATCAATTGCATCTATAGCTGCCTGACTCGAATTGTTCACTTTTAACTCATCATAAGCATAGCCGTAACCCAAGGCAAAGTTCAGTGAAAGTCCGTTTTTCCAAATCCAGCGTTTACCCGCGTTTAAGCCAATGGTACACTCCGGCAGTTTGAAGTCAAAATCTCCGTCTTCCAGCGCGCCGTCGCCTTTAATTTTTCGGTAGCGGGCAAAAGCTCCTGCATAAAACGAATTCAATCCGCCGCCAATGTGGTAACGATAGTTTAAAATTACTGCTTTTCCACTGGATTCAATATTTGCATCCGAATACGTGTCGGGAATGGTTTCCAAATCGCCACGCAACACCAGCCCGTGATTCTCGCCAAATAAATGCTCAACGTTAGCCGAGTAAAATCCAACGGCCACTCCGCCAGGGCAAAAACCTAAAGCTGTGCGAGCCGGGCTAATCCATCGTTCGTTTTCTTTTTTGTTCTTTTCATAGCTTTGGGCACTTGCATTTTGCGCTAACAGAATGGTCAGCAGCATTAAAACCAAATAAGGAAGTCTTCTTGATTTTCTCATCGTTGTAGTTTTTCTAATTTGTGTTTTCATTTTGATTAAATTTTGTTTTCTGTTTTTTTGAATTGTTTTACGCTACAAAGATGAGGTAGAAAAAAGAGTCAATCGTCCGAAAATGTAATTCCGCACTCATTGGTGAGAATCCGTACTTTTGGGAGATTTCGAACTTCAGGTTGTTTTTCGAAAGACGGAATTTATGCTTTGCCGTTTTTCATCCAGCTGCCGGGAGTTGTTCCTTCCGCCTTTTTAAAGTAGGCGTTAAATACGGTTTTAGAGTTAAAGCCACTTTCGTAAGCCATTCCTAAAATAGTGAGATGGGCATTTTTCGGATTATTGGCCAGCTGTTTAAAATGCACGAACCTGAATTGATTAATAAACTCGTTAAAGTTCATTCCTGTTTTTTCATTTATCAGGTACGAGAGTTTGTTGGGGTGAAGGTCGAGCATTTCGGCCAGCGATCGTAAGCTCAATTGTGCATTCAGAAATGGTTGTTCTGTTTTGATAAAATGAACCAGTTTTTCCAGTTGGTTATCGTTTACCGGAATAGCTGTGTCGGCTTCATTATTGCGTGAAACCGAACTTTCACCTTCATCCTCAAGTTTAAAGTTCGATACATGCAAGGAATGGAACGCGTCGAATTTTTGCAGAGCTTGTAACGATGGATCTTGCCTGAAATTAATAAGCTGTCCGCGTTTTTGAGCCACATATTTGCCCAATAGTTCTAGTGCTTCCTGCTGATGTTCGGTATTGGCCAACGCAAAAAGTTCGTACGGAACCATTTGTTGCTTGTCCTCAACAATCGACTCCCAGCTTTTTAGTGTCTCGGGCGGGAGTGTATTCAGGCCTTTGTTGAGCACATTGTAATAAATTGTTTTTGCCTCCCGGTTTGGCGTTTCGGTAATGGCTTCCAGAAATTCATTCTCTTTATTCAGCCAGATGAAACAGAGAATACGTAGTTCGCGCGCCAGAACAAAATCCGGATTAATTTGTAAAGCCTTTTCCACGTATTTCAGCGCTGCATCAAATTTGCTTTGATAATAGTTAATATGCGAAAGTGTGTAATAATGATTCGCGGAAAGCGGATCAACTTTCATCGCTTTTTGAATATATTCCTCGGCTTGTTTAAAATAGCCGTGCGACATTAATAACTCGGCCATTGCTTCCAGCCCGTCGGTATATTTCGGGTGCTGATTTAATGTATCGAGCAGTTGTTTGTATGTGGCTTTAAAATCCCACTCCATCCAAAAAGTGCGGCCAATAAACGACATGCCATATTCCGGAAGCGATTTATCGAGATCGCTGGCAATCATAAAATTTTTGATGGCTATTTCAAAACCTTCTTCAGCCGGCATATACCCCCAGGCAGCCAGCAAACCGTAACTTTGCACCAACCCGTAATAAGCGCGCGCAAATTTCGGATCGTGCTGTACCGAAGCTTCGTAATATTTTGTTGCTTCGGCTATCGAAATGGCATCCCATTTTAATTGATAAAAATGACCTTTCAGGAAAAGCTCATATGCTTTTATATTGGTAGTTGGCTCACTTACCAGGTGTTCCTGTATGTTGAAGTGCCCGAAGTTCTCACGAATTTGGTTGGCAATAAGCAGGCTAATTTCATCCTGCAGTGCAAAAATATCTTCCATCTCGCGATCAAAATTTTTCGACCAGTAGTGTGTCCCATCCGCCGCGTTTATTAACTGAGCTGTAATTCGAACCCGGCTTTGAACCTTCCGCACACTGCCTTCCAGCACCGATGAAACATCTAGTTGTCGGCCAATTTCGCGCACATCAACGTGCTTGCCTTTAAAAGCAAACGACGAGGTACGCGCAATAACTTTTAATCCATCAATTTTGGTTAATGCATTAATTATTTCTTCGGTTATACCATCGCTGAAATATTCGTTGTCCGGATCGGAACTCATATTCACGAAAGGGAGAACAACAATGGATTTGTCGGTATGTTTATGGGAATTTGTTTCACCCATTTTGGTTGCTAGTTACGTATGTGATGTATCTAACAAAATAAATGATTCTTGGTTGATAACAAACAGAAAATAATGTGTAAAATTTAAATGCTTAAAGCTTTTTCTTTTTTACTGATGCAACAACTACATACACTAGTAATGAAGCAGAAATTCCAAAAATATTGGCATCAAGTTGCAGCGGAAGTTTTAATCCCGAAAGAATAAGAAATAAAGTAATGGAACCACCGGTTAACATCGATAATAAAGCTGCCAGCTTATTTGGCTGTTTTGAAAAAAGGGCCGCCAACACCGGAATAATCATGCCCGAAACCATAAATGAATAGGAGTGAAGCATTAAATCCAATACGCTGGTCATTTTTAACGCCAGCAACAATGCAATTGAGCCGATTATCAGTGTGAGTTGAAAAGTTCTTTGTTTAAACCACAATCTCTATCTTTGAAATAAAATGATATACATCGTATCTTAGGTGTCAGTGAAATCGATCGACTTTTTTATGTAAAACAAACTCTTGTAGTCTTTTAATCCTTCAAATTCTTTTGAAGTATAGGAACCTGCAGTCATAAAACCATATTTTTCATGGAAACTTATAGAGGCTTTATTTCTGTATGGTTCAATTGCAATAAAAGCCGAATATATTCCAAAGGGGAATTCTTCTTCTATAAATTCGTATAAAGAGCTACCAACTCCCATTCCTCGATAATCAATATCGGATGCAATAGTCAATATATGAACGTGTTTATTTCTTTTTATTAATTTTAAATGTTCATCATCAAGCCAATCGGTATGTTGTAATAGCTTGTCTAAATAGGTGCTATTTTGATCAACAATTTCCATAAATCCAATAATTTTGTTGGGCTTCTGATTTCTTAATTTACACACATAAAATGAGCTACTATTATTTTTAATCCTGTCTATAAGATTGTCAACATTGATTGGACTTAATAGAAAACCTCCGTCTGTTTCTATTATTGCGTTTCTTTTCAAAATGTTTCTGTTGTGTATTGATGCAATTGTTTCAAAATCTTCCTCTACAGCTTGTTCTATTTTTAGTTGATTTGTATTTGTTCTTAGTGTGCTAAAACCAATAATTCTGGTAAGAGAATAAGCCGATATAACAATTGCTGCATTTAATAAATAACTTTCGATATTCAAGCCTAGTATAAAAACAGAAGTGCACCCCCAAATAATAATGTTTATCAACTTCTCTATAATCCAGTTCCGCTGATTCACGAACTTTAGATTATCTTCGTTTCTATTCTCAAATATGTAGTTTAGGGTCCAAATTAAATCAAAAGTTGAAATAGAAAGCATTAATAGGGTTAGGGTATTTATTTTATAGAAAAAAGAAAAAAGTAATAAGATGTTAATAAGAATAAGGAAATCAATGATAAATTCTCGTTTTGTAGTTTTTACTTTTTCTTGAATATATTCAATCCAATCCAACCAATATCTAATGGCCACATAAATAACAAATAAGCCCAGAAAAACATCAACGAAACCATCAATTTCTGAAAAATTGAACCTTTTAGTATTTCGAAAAATCATATTTCCTAATCCAATTCCAATTAGTAGAATATACATTTCGTTAACAAATCGAGATATAGTTTCGCTTTTTTTATGTTTCATTTCGATCTTGTATTGAATTATTTGAGATTAGATTTTATATTAATCTGTTAAATAAGAATATGTAAAGTTGAGTATTTTCTTCTAAAAATAACACTGAATTTTAAACAATATCTGTTTAATCTTTTTTATAAAAGAAATTGATTTCGAATGTTGCTTTTTAATTTGGAGTAATATTCAAATTGAAAATAGTTTCTATGCGAACAAAATTACTAAAAAAACATGGCTTGCAAGTTCAACTGAGTATTAAATTCATTGTTAATATTGAATTCATATACACATAATGTAAATTTGTGTGGATAACGATATATTTGTAGATTAAATTAATTCCTATAGAAATAATAATATATGAGTAAATTAGTAATTGCCTCTAACAGGCTGCCGGTAATGATAAACAGAGATGACGATGGTATGACTATTAAACCAAGTGCCGGAGGTTTGGCTACGGGTTTAAAATCATATCATAAAGAAGGAAACAGTGTTTGGATTGGCTGGCCGGGAGTAATGCCCGAAACAAAAGCAGAAGCTAAAGAAGTTACAGCCTTACTCGAAACCGAACAGTGTCTACCCGTATTTTTGAACGAAGAGCTGATTACGAATTATTACGATGGATTCAGCAATGCTACTCTGTGGCCCTTGTTTCATTATTTTGCTGAATTTGCCGAGTTTAATGAAACTTACTGGCAATCGTATTGCGAAGTAAACGAGCTTTTTGCAAAAACCATTATTGAGAATGCTGAAGAAAACGATATTGTTTGGGTGCATGATTATCAACTTTTGCTTTTACCGCAAATCCTTCGTGAAAAACGTCCCGACCTAACCATTGGCTTCTTTTTGCATATACCGTTTCCATCGTACGAATTGATTCGTATTTTACCCTGGCGCGAGAAACTGGTTGATGGTTTACTTGGCGCCGATCTGATTGGTTTTCACACTTACGATTATGCCCGACACTTTATAAGTTCTGTAAAACGACTGCTGGGATATGACGTTGATTTTAACCAGATTAAACTTGAAGGCCGACAGGTATTTATCGATGTATTTCCAATGGGAATCGACTTTGAAAAATTTGAATCGCAGGCACTTGCCATCCAAAGTAAACCGATTCAGGAGCGATCAAAAGAACACCAGGATATCGACCGTTTTTTGTTGAGCATGCCCAACCGGAAATTGATCCTTTCGATCGACCGACTGGATTATACCAAAGGAATTCCGCAACGTTTGCACGCTTTCAGGTACTTTCTTGAAAAACATCCTGAATACAGAGAGAAAGTGTCTTTAATCATGCTGACAGTTCCTTCGCGTACGGATGTCGAACAATACCAAAATCTTAAAAACGAAGTTGATGTACTGGTTGGTAATATCAATGGTGAGTTCGGTACATTAAACTGGAATCCGGTAATTTATTTCTACCGTTCTGTTCCTTTCGAGAACCTGATTGAATTATACAGCTCGGCAGATGTGGCCTTGCTTACACCACTTCGAGACGGGATGAACCTTGTAGCCAAAGAATACCTGGCATCAAAGGTAAA comes from uncultured Draconibacterium sp. and encodes:
- a CDS encoding CatB-related O-acetyltransferase; amino-acid sequence: MNIPDKNKPFPLPQYDRLCFLKNTIKNPNIIVGDYTYYDDFEDVNNFEKNVKYHFDFVGDKLIIGKFCMIASGAKFIMNGGNHLTDSISTYPFSIFGEDWANAMEGKSFPYKGDTEIGNDVWIGSNATIMPGIKIGDGAIIATNSTLTKDVEPYTIFGGNPAKPIRKRFSEDQIEVLLKLKWWNWNIEKITQSVQVLSGTNIDELRKLSNK
- a CDS encoding serine hydrolase domain-containing protein, which codes for MYLSIVNKSKFGVLVLFIALGIFLQCSSTKNTSNPKEKTEKLLEKELTKNNVHNAFLSVYSPSQSIDWSFAGGAFANGEQINLENPFITASIGKTFTATAIAILAEQGDLKFNDPISLHLPDSLMHHLHIFNGVNYSCQITIAHLLQHTSGLPDYFEGTTTDGSENVMELLFSEPDKFWNPVETIEFSKTKMQPLFVPGNGYNYTDTEYILLGLIIEKISGLSLQQFFKEHFFKPLNMKHTSMHLRSEPIEKTLKLSETFAGDIEVSTFTSLSADWAGGGLVSTSSDLIKFQHALFSGKIISEETLETMQNWVPETRGMEYGFGLRKVTFKKLFPTLPDLSVIGHSGSTGSFMFYCPELDVYLTGTLNQTDKVKESVVLMAKVLSLIKKDTESQI
- a CDS encoding DUF3575 domain-containing protein, with the translated sequence MKTQIRKTTTMRKSRRLPYLVLMLLTILLAQNASAQSYEKNKKENERWISPARTALGFCPGGVAVGFYSANVEHLFGENHGLVLRGDLETIPDTYSDANIESSGKAVILNYRYHIGGGLNSFYAGAFARYRKIKGDGALEDGDFDFKLPECTIGLNAGKRWIWKNGLSLNFALGYGYAYDELKVNNSSQAAIDAIDVFRDDYTFMNGFLGEFSIGYAF
- a CDS encoding helix-turn-helix domain-containing protein, with the protein product MGETNSHKHTDKSIVVLPFVNMSSDPDNEYFSDGITEEIINALTKIDGLKVIARTSSFAFKGKHVDVREIGRQLDVSSVLEGSVRKVQSRVRITAQLINAADGTHYWSKNFDREMEDIFALQDEISLLIANQIRENFGHFNIQEHLVSEPTTNIKAYELFLKGHFYQLKWDAISIAEATKYYEASVQHDPKFARAYYGLVQSYGLLAAWGYMPAEEGFEIAIKNFMIASDLDKSLPEYGMSFIGRTFWMEWDFKATYKQLLDTLNQHPKYTDGLEAMAELLMSHGYFKQAEEYIQKAMKVDPLSANHYYTLSHINYYQSKFDAALKYVEKALQINPDFVLARELRILCFIWLNKENEFLEAITETPNREAKTIYYNVLNKGLNTLPPETLKSWESIVEDKQQMVPYELFALANTEHQQEALELLGKYVAQKRGQLINFRQDPSLQALQKFDAFHSLHVSNFKLEDEGESSVSRNNEADTAIPVNDNQLEKLVHFIKTEQPFLNAQLSLRSLAEMLDLHPNKLSYLINEKTGMNFNEFINQFRFVHFKQLANNPKNAHLTILGMAYESGFNSKTVFNAYFKKAEGTTPGSWMKNGKA
- a CDS encoding GNAT family N-acetyltransferase, which encodes MKHKKSETISRFVNEMYILLIGIGLGNMIFRNTKRFNFSEIDGFVDVFLGLFVIYVAIRYWLDWIEYIQEKVKTTKREFIIDFLILINILLLFSFFYKINTLTLLMLSISTFDLIWTLNYIFENRNEDNLKFVNQRNWIIEKLINIIIWGCTSVFILGLNIESYLLNAAIVISAYSLTRIIGFSTLRTNTNQLKIEQAVEEDFETIASIHNRNILKRNAIIETDGGFLLSPINVDNLIDRIKNNSSSFYVCKLRNQKPNKIIGFMEIVDQNSTYLDKLLQHTDWLDDEHLKLIKRNKHVHILTIASDIDYRGMGVGSSLYEFIEEEFPFGIYSAFIAIEPYRNKASISFHEKYGFMTAGSYTSKEFEGLKDYKSLFYIKKSIDFTDT
- a CDS encoding bifunctional alpha,alpha-trehalose-phosphate synthase (UDP-forming)/trehalose-phosphatase codes for the protein MSKLVIASNRLPVMINRDDDGMTIKPSAGGLATGLKSYHKEGNSVWIGWPGVMPETKAEAKEVTALLETEQCLPVFLNEELITNYYDGFSNATLWPLFHYFAEFAEFNETYWQSYCEVNELFAKTIIENAEENDIVWVHDYQLLLLPQILREKRPDLTIGFFLHIPFPSYELIRILPWREKLVDGLLGADLIGFHTYDYARHFISSVKRLLGYDVDFNQIKLEGRQVFIDVFPMGIDFEKFESQALAIQSKPIQERSKEHQDIDRFLLSMPNRKLILSIDRLDYTKGIPQRLHAFRYFLEKHPEYREKVSLIMLTVPSRTDVEQYQNLKNEVDVLVGNINGEFGTLNWNPVIYFYRSVPFENLIELYSSADVALLTPLRDGMNLVAKEYLASKVNRKGVLILSEMAGAAKELGEAISVNPNNIPDTAEAIYKALVMSDSESEKAITTMQQRIKRYDIHKWASEFMNALHKTIEKRSEHHARKLTARIKNKIQTEFTEAKSRVLFLDYDGTLQRFYDNPQAASPDKELYGLLDNMAEDKKTKLVLVSGRDRETFNRWFGNKKYTLIAEHGAWLKEVDKGWVERKPVHTEWKENILPVLESYVDRTPGSLIEEKTYSLVWHYRRADIELGVLRALELVHDISNLIFNQDLEILEGKKVVEIKVSGINKGTAASEFLYGNSSDFIMALGDDWTDEFLFKELPEQSHTVKVGSENSAAKYYLNNYKEVRSFLGSLVK